Proteins encoded in a region of the Nitrospira sp. genome:
- a CDS encoding alpha/beta hydrolase yields the protein MSLVLLLLLLVVSGAGIAIWFGIDTRRAYARITGNSALFPSPLGDVEFKRGGTGVPVLVVHGSGGGYDQGELIAKAILDERFDWIAPSRFGYLCSTFRQGATFDDQAEAYAHLLDRLGLSKVAVVALSHGGPSALLFAARYPERVSSLTLVSCGVATPLDANQAEANQKGDALTTIFKFEIFYWVVRKFLRKWLMRLMGVSDRVIENLTAEQRTLVNQVIDYMAPVFHRYAGVALDNKAAMPNERVAAIRTPTLIVHATDDSLQLFHNAEYAAAHISGSRLIAFNRGGHLLLAVEQSAIQTEVRQFILAHADRSDRDPI from the coding sequence ATGTCCTTGGTTCTCCTGCTTCTACTCCTTGTGGTGAGCGGTGCCGGCATCGCGATCTGGTTTGGAATTGATACCAGACGTGCATACGCACGAATTACAGGCAACAGTGCGCTCTTTCCCTCGCCGTTGGGAGATGTTGAGTTCAAGCGAGGAGGGACGGGTGTTCCGGTTCTGGTTGTCCATGGAAGTGGAGGAGGCTACGACCAAGGTGAGCTCATTGCAAAGGCAATCCTAGACGAACGTTTCGACTGGATCGCGCCCTCTCGTTTTGGCTATCTCTGCTCGACTTTCCGTCAAGGCGCGACGTTTGATGACCAGGCGGAGGCCTATGCCCATCTTCTTGACCGTCTAGGCCTCTCAAAGGTGGCCGTCGTTGCCTTGTCACACGGCGGCCCATCTGCCCTTCTATTTGCAGCACGCTATCCAGAACGCGTATCCTCGCTGACGCTTGTGTCGTGCGGGGTAGCCACTCCATTAGATGCAAATCAGGCTGAGGCGAACCAAAAGGGCGACGCACTGACGACGATCTTCAAGTTCGAGATTTTCTACTGGGTTGTCAGGAAGTTTCTGCGTAAGTGGCTGATGCGGTTGATGGGTGTTAGCGACAGGGTGATCGAGAACCTCACTGCAGAGCAGCGAACCTTGGTCAATCAGGTGATCGACTACATGGCGCCGGTATTCCATCGGTACGCTGGTGTCGCTCTTGACAACAAGGCCGCGATGCCAAATGAGCGGGTGGCGGCCATTCGAACCCCGACACTCATTGTTCATGCGACGGACGATAGCCTTCAGCTTTTTCACAACGCGGAGTATGCGGCGGCCCACATTTCTGGGTCCCGCTTGATTGCTTTCAATCGGGGTGGGCACCTGCTGCTGGCGGTCGAGCAGTCAGCTATTCAGACAGAAGTCAGGCAGTTCATCTTGGCTCACGCTGACAGATCTGATAGGGATCCCATATAG
- a CDS encoding DUF5069 domain-containing protein — MDKRVLGGEAEQCSDKTRAGCELSNYGVFLASPGTPSSASETIGTPDWYYFLIRTSTDLSTPAARAVSYSTYFQPEGQFAWPGKPEVWKRTLLLRGLISPESMERFEKYSDAIDPSRTDITAWSDLQDLEEGRVVPKREPAHRCQ, encoded by the coding sequence ATGGATAAACGCGTCTTGGGCGGTGAAGCCGAACAATGTTCCGACAAAACCCGCGCAGGCTGCGAATTATCGAATTATGGCGTATTTTTAGCCAGTCCAGGGACTCCGTCAAGTGCCTCTGAGACGATCGGCACTCCAGATTGGTACTATTTTCTGATCAGGACAAGCACTGATCTTTCTACGCCTGCTGCCCGAGCAGTGTCATACTCAACTTATTTCCAACCAGAGGGCCAATTCGCTTGGCCAGGGAAGCCGGAGGTCTGGAAACGAACACTCTTGCTACGAGGCCTGATCTCTCCCGAAAGCATGGAACGATTCGAGAAGTACAGTGACGCCATCGATCCATCACGAACCGACATCACCGCTTGGTCGGATTTGCAAGACTTGGAGGAAGGGCGGGTCGTTCCGAAACGAGAGCCGGCACATCGTTGTCAGTAG
- a CDS encoding ATP-dependent Clp protease adaptor ClpS: MPTPSTPQTIPETTEEVQIGSGTAFESRVVVYNCDCHTYQQVIELFCRFIPAMTSTKAFELAYRIDHEGEAIVYTGSTEQADDIAAKLAGGGLRVAVQ, encoded by the coding sequence ATGCCGACACCTTCCACGCCACAGACAATTCCCGAAACCACAGAAGAGGTGCAAATCGGTTCGGGAACCGCGTTTGAGTCCCGTGTCGTCGTCTACAACTGCGACTGTCACACCTACCAACAAGTAATCGAGCTATTTTGCCGGTTTATTCCCGCGATGACTTCGACCAAGGCGTTTGAGTTGGCCTATCGGATCGATCATGAGGGGGAAGCCATCGTCTACACCGGATCGACAGAACAGGCGGATGATATTGCAGCAAAACTGGCAGGAGGTGGACTCAGAGTGGCCGTGCAGTAA
- a CDS encoding DUF3386 family protein — protein sequence MEHTQESSTVTDDPQARDLLRRAFEGTARWQKDFKGFTADLTVNVNGKETSGPVIVKGPREVSVQLGDGETSKWAQEQLSMIAVHRGPRSFEESDGKYTLTMEEDGHPFGTKLNIHGSHSFYRIKDNRITQINRKMAHPGMNPFAFTINVEESAITQDQKNLTTKYTVYYYSPTDGKLTNVESFTDTHVRVGSSDLPATRRIITYEGGQVVVKSLTFKNHKLL from the coding sequence ATGGAGCATACACAAGAATCTTCGACTGTCACCGATGACCCTCAAGCGCGCGATCTACTGCGCCGAGCGTTCGAAGGGACCGCACGGTGGCAAAAAGACTTTAAAGGGTTTACGGCCGACCTCACCGTAAATGTGAATGGGAAAGAAACCAGCGGCCCCGTCATCGTCAAGGGCCCCCGCGAAGTATCCGTTCAGCTCGGCGATGGCGAGACCTCAAAATGGGCGCAAGAGCAATTGAGCATGATCGCGGTCCATCGGGGACCACGGAGCTTCGAAGAGTCCGACGGGAAGTACACCTTGACGATGGAGGAAGACGGCCATCCGTTCGGCACGAAACTGAACATCCATGGTTCTCATTCCTTCTACCGGATCAAGGACAACCGGATCACACAGATCAACCGCAAAATGGCCCATCCCGGCATGAACCCGTTCGCCTTTACGATCAACGTTGAGGAGAGCGCCATCACACAGGACCAGAAGAATCTCACGACCAAGTACACGGTCTATTACTATTCGCCGACCGACGGCAAACTGACCAACGTCGAAAGCTTCACCGACACCCATGTCCGCGTCGGCTCGTCGGACCTTCCTGCGACCAGGCGGATTATTACCTACGAAGGCGGCCAGGTCGTCGTGAAGAGCCTGACATTCAAGAACCACAAGTTGCTCTAA
- a CDS encoding NAD(P)H-binding protein — protein MKITVIGASAGVGLQATQLALEKGHEVISLSRRSVPLPGHAKLKRVQGSATNPSDVRAAVDGADAILVTLGVKSPFATTLFSDSARLLLQVQQETGSSSTLIVLTGFGTGDSWSYNPFPMKLMFTLLLKKVYADKSEQERVIASGYPRWEIVRPGRLTNGTMTGHYRVLDNLVEGMRVGAISRSDVAHFMVAQAEQPTYLGKSVAITY, from the coding sequence ATGAAGATCACCGTAATCGGAGCTTCGGCCGGTGTGGGACTCCAAGCCACACAGCTCGCGCTTGAAAAGGGGCACGAGGTTATCAGCCTATCGCGCCGCAGCGTTCCCCTTCCAGGTCACGCTAAGCTCAAAAGGGTGCAGGGTAGTGCGACAAACCCAAGTGATGTGCGGGCCGCAGTGGATGGAGCAGACGCCATTCTTGTGACCCTCGGTGTCAAAAGTCCCTTTGCCACCACACTGTTTTCCGACTCTGCGCGCCTCCTGCTACAGGTGCAACAGGAGACCGGTTCCTCCTCAACGCTCATCGTGCTAACGGGTTTCGGTACAGGCGACAGCTGGAGCTACAATCCATTCCCCATGAAGCTCATGTTCACGCTGCTTCTCAAGAAAGTTTATGCAGACAAAAGTGAACAGGAACGTGTGATAGCCAGTGGGTATCCACGCTGGGAAATCGTGCGCCCAGGCCGGTTAACCAACGGCACCATGACGGGCCATTATCGCGTACTGGACAATCTTGTGGAAGGAATGAGGGTGGGTGCCATTTCCCGTTCTGATGTGGCGCATTTCATGGTGGCACAGGCGGAGCAGCCGACATACCTCGGCAAGTCTGTTGCGATCACCTACTGA
- a CDS encoding SUMF1/EgtB/PvdO family nonheme iron enzyme — protein MARSFLSCVLLLAISHSPSAIGADITTGMALIPPGEFTMGSPEGSDGFPDERPERRVYLSGYFLDRFEVTNQAYTAFVQATGHRAPANASQAATLWTNDRPIPGIEQHPVVNVSWEDADAYCRWAGKRLPTEAEWEKAARGTDGRRYPWGNTWDFTMANSASYWAQRTIEFHSGADWDAFWVRGEGAHLAKEKGILGEVLTMSVDSFPQGISPYGLYGMAGNAAEWVQDWYDPNYYKHAPLTDPTGPIRGAIKAMRGGSWLKPAASLRTTDRDWGTMDSRPSGTGFRCAKDAY, from the coding sequence ATGGCCCGATCCTTCCTCTCCTGTGTCCTCCTCCTTGCCATCAGCCATTCCCCTTCGGCTATCGGCGCTGACATTACGACAGGCATGGCTCTGATTCCTCCCGGAGAGTTCACGATGGGGAGTCCTGAGGGAAGCGACGGCTTCCCTGACGAACGTCCGGAACGACGTGTCTACCTGAGTGGCTACTTTCTTGACCGTTTTGAGGTGACCAACCAGGCCTATACCGCCTTCGTGCAAGCAACGGGACATCGCGCTCCTGCGAATGCAAGCCAAGCCGCAACTCTCTGGACGAACGATCGACCCATCCCGGGCATCGAACAACATCCCGTCGTCAATGTAAGCTGGGAGGATGCCGACGCCTACTGCCGTTGGGCCGGAAAACGCCTCCCGACCGAAGCGGAATGGGAAAAGGCCGCACGCGGAACCGATGGCCGGCGGTACCCCTGGGGGAACACCTGGGACTTTACCATGGCGAATAGCGCCAGTTACTGGGCGCAACGGACAATTGAGTTCCATAGCGGAGCGGATTGGGATGCCTTCTGGGTCAGAGGAGAGGGCGCTCATCTGGCCAAGGAGAAAGGCATACTGGGAGAAGTCCTGACGATGTCGGTCGACAGCTTTCCGCAAGGAATAAGCCCATACGGTCTCTACGGGATGGCTGGCAATGCCGCAGAATGGGTACAAGATTGGTACGATCCGAATTACTATAAGCATGCTCCACTGACAGATCCCACGGGTCCAATTCGCGGTGCGATCAAAGCCATGCGTGGCGGGTCATGGCTCAAACCGGCTGCCAGCCTCCGCACAACTGATCGCGATTGGGGCACGATGGACAGCCGTCCGAGCGGCACCGGCTTTCGTTGCGCAAAAGACGCGTATTAA
- the hemW gene encoding radical SAM family heme chaperone HemW, which translates to MSPSNEDLGLYIHVPFCRRRCHFCAFYLEIAQPDPMALFQSALTQEISLHRRQESLDGRALQSIYFGGGTPTSLPADQLAALLRLIRATWSTEGTAEVTVEAHPSSVTARDLTVLADAGFNRISFGAESMVDKDFASIGRFGRVQDTASAVQAARLAGFRNINLDLMYGLPGQSLQDWLHTLESILMLTPSHISCYALTIEEGTRLAQDIARNLILPPDDMLQIDMESAAERFLADAGFSRYEISNYAKPGYVCRHNALYWTGGEYLGLGPSAQSYLDGTRFGNVADLTTYAAEILNESRLPIRDQVTLSASERQRDALVFGLRLLRGVPRNTITAAERDHQIDGLIAKGLLDADHDLVRLTSLGRRYADTVAEQLF; encoded by the coding sequence ATGAGCCCTTCGAACGAAGACCTCGGTCTGTATATTCATGTCCCATTTTGTCGCCGCCGTTGTCACTTTTGCGCCTTCTATCTCGAAATCGCGCAACCCGATCCGATGGCGCTGTTTCAGTCGGCCCTCACCCAAGAAATTTCACTCCATCGTCGGCAAGAGTCCCTGGATGGCCGCGCCTTGCAGAGCATCTATTTCGGCGGAGGAACGCCGACCTCCCTCCCCGCCGATCAGTTGGCCGCGCTTCTGAGGCTGATTCGAGCCACCTGGTCGACCGAGGGCACGGCGGAGGTCACAGTGGAGGCACATCCCTCTTCTGTCACCGCACGAGATCTCACCGTCTTGGCTGATGCCGGATTCAATCGGATCAGCTTTGGAGCGGAGTCCATGGTGGACAAGGATTTCGCCTCCATTGGTCGATTTGGACGAGTGCAGGATACGGCGAGCGCCGTCCAGGCTGCGCGCCTCGCTGGATTCAGAAACATCAACCTCGATCTGATGTACGGGCTGCCGGGCCAGTCGTTACAGGATTGGTTACACACCTTGGAATCGATCCTCATGCTCACCCCATCGCATATCTCCTGTTATGCGCTGACTATTGAGGAGGGCACCAGGCTCGCTCAGGACATCGCTCGAAATCTTATCCTACCACCTGACGACATGCTTCAGATCGATATGGAATCAGCGGCGGAACGCTTCCTTGCAGACGCTGGATTTTCCCGCTACGAAATTTCCAACTATGCCAAACCCGGCTATGTTTGTCGCCATAATGCACTCTACTGGACCGGTGGTGAGTATCTTGGATTGGGTCCAAGCGCGCAGTCCTATCTTGATGGAACCAGGTTTGGGAATGTCGCAGACCTGACCACCTATGCGGCGGAAATCCTGAACGAGTCCCGTCTACCTATTCGAGATCAGGTCACGCTCTCGGCATCCGAGCGCCAGCGCGATGCCCTCGTGTTCGGCTTGCGTCTTCTTCGTGGTGTCCCCAGAAATACCATCACCGCCGCGGAACGAGATCATCAGATCGACGGCCTTATCGCGAAGGGCCTGCTCGATGCCGATCACGATTTGGTACGACTGACTTCCTTGGGTCGACGTTACGCTGATACGGTGGCAGAGCAGCTCTTCTGA
- a CDS encoding zinc ribbon domain-containing protein: MPIFEYVCRECNHRFELLIQGSTEAACPQCKTTKLDKQFSAFGVGATTGWASSAGPGACGSCGDPRGPGACSMN, encoded by the coding sequence ATGCCTATCTTCGAATATGTGTGCCGTGAATGCAATCACCGTTTTGAGCTGCTGATCCAAGGATCGACGGAGGCGGCTTGTCCGCAGTGCAAGACGACCAAGCTCGATAAACAGTTCTCCGCCTTTGGAGTCGGGGCCACGACCGGCTGGGCGTCCTCAGCCGGTCCTGGCGCGTGCGGCAGTTGCGGTGATCCTCGCGGGCCGGGCGCTTGCTCGATGAATTGA
- a CDS encoding DUF2007 domain-containing protein: MRELRKLRNSYSSVKRETAKCNRWAIFTRERLTGGYLMRMIHLTNAQDVGELAMIKSLLDGNRIAYVVHGEHVSSLYPGVPYFVSRVMVDVSDQVRAEVLLSRLRLSIREASA, translated from the coding sequence GTGCGCGAATTACGGAAACTCCGTAACTCGTATTCGAGTGTAAAGCGAGAGACGGCGAAGTGCAACCGATGGGCGATTTTTACGCGTGAACGATTGACCGGTGGATACCTCATGCGGATGATTCATCTCACCAACGCGCAGGACGTCGGCGAACTCGCGATGATCAAAAGCTTGCTCGATGGCAACCGCATCGCCTACGTCGTCCATGGAGAACATGTCAGCAGCCTCTATCCGGGTGTGCCCTACTTTGTCAGCCGCGTCATGGTCGACGTGTCCGATCAGGTTCGTGCCGAAGTGCTTCTGAGCCGACTCAGGCTCTCGATTCGCGAAGCCTCGGCCTAA
- the metH gene encoding methionine synthase, whose protein sequence is MTISHESSIAALLHERILILDGAMGTMIQQRKLDEAAFRGQQFKDWSKDLKGHNDLLNVSQPAIIEEIHRQYLEAGADIIETNTFNSQAISLADYKMETLGYELSKAGAECAKRAVGAVQKAQPGRRCFVAGAIGPTTKTSSISTDVNSPAARGTTYEELVKAYGEQVQGLLDGGVDLLLVETIFDTLNAKAAFFAIQQTFASGARQVPIMASVTFIQAGSNRGVTGQTVEAFWNSISHVPLLSVGMNCALGPKEMRPLIEELSQLAPIYISAHPNAGLPNPLLPTGFPETPESLAPQLREWAERGWLNIVGGCCGTMPAHIKRIAEAVSGVKPHVLSIVEPYTRLSGLEAVTIRPDSNFVNIGERTNVTGSPAFAKLILAGDYEAALSVARQQVEGGAQIVDVNMDEGMLDSKAAMEKFLRLVASEPDICKVPLMVDSSKWEVLETGLRNIQGKAVVNSISLKEGEQKFIDQAALVRRYGAAVVVMAFDEKGQADTLERKKEICARSYKILTEQVGFPPQDIIFDPNILTVATGIEEHNNYAVNFIEATRWIKQNLPGAKVSGGISNISFSFRGNNVVREAMHAAFLYHAIKAGLDMGIVNAGQLAVYEEVPKDLLELVEDVLLNRRPDATERLVTFAETVKAKGKAVVKDDEWRKGTVEERLSHALIKGITDYIDQDTEEARQKYSKPLEVIEGPLMAGMNVVGDLFGSGKMFLPQVVKSARVMKKAVAYLMPFMEEEKKRSGNFQAQGKVLLATVKGDVHDIGKNIVGVVLGCNNYEVIDLGVMVPCEKILAAARENKPDIIGLSGLITPSLDEMVHVAKEMTREGFDLPLLIGGATTSKAHTAVKIAPSYQPGVVHVLDASRAVGVVGSLVSHTQKQGFVKQVRDDYERVRQSHQDRGAKPLISITQARANRFRPDWERIDIPTPASLGARTISDQSLVELIPYIDWSPFFHTWELRGRYPTIFDDPTVGPKAKELYDDARRLLDEIVQKRQLKAKGVYGFFPAATVGDDIELYLELSRKTVLTTTHHLRQQSEKPAGQPNLSLADYVAPKESGRQDYIGAFAVTAGLGLDELCKRFDKDHDDYNSIMAKALADRLAEAFAEFLHKRVREEWGYGKNEQLTNDDLIRERYRGIRPAPGYPACPDHTEKKLLFDLLEVEKNTGITLTESFAMLPAAAVSGFYFAHPDAKYFAVGKIGKDQVEDYARRKGMDLRTVERWLSPNLNYEPQ, encoded by the coding sequence ATGACGATATCGCATGAGAGTTCCATTGCGGCGCTTTTGCACGAACGCATCCTTATCCTTGACGGTGCCATGGGGACAATGATCCAGCAGCGAAAGCTGGATGAGGCTGCCTTTCGGGGACAGCAGTTCAAGGACTGGTCGAAGGATCTCAAAGGCCATAACGATCTGTTGAATGTCTCACAGCCGGCTATCATCGAAGAGATTCATCGACAGTATCTTGAAGCCGGTGCGGACATCATTGAAACCAATACGTTCAATTCGCAGGCGATTTCGCTCGCCGATTACAAGATGGAGACCCTGGGCTATGAACTGTCCAAGGCCGGGGCAGAATGTGCCAAGCGAGCGGTGGGGGCGGTACAGAAGGCGCAGCCAGGACGGCGATGTTTTGTCGCCGGGGCGATCGGACCGACGACAAAGACCTCGTCGATTTCCACCGATGTCAACAGCCCCGCAGCTCGCGGGACGACCTATGAAGAGCTGGTCAAGGCCTATGGCGAGCAAGTTCAGGGCTTGCTCGACGGCGGCGTCGATCTTCTGCTGGTGGAGACGATCTTCGACACCTTGAATGCGAAGGCCGCATTCTTTGCGATCCAGCAGACGTTCGCGTCCGGCGCGCGCCAAGTTCCGATCATGGCGTCGGTCACGTTTATTCAAGCCGGCAGCAATCGTGGAGTGACAGGCCAGACAGTCGAAGCGTTTTGGAATTCCATCTCCCATGTGCCGCTGCTAAGCGTAGGGATGAACTGTGCGCTCGGTCCGAAAGAAATGCGTCCGCTGATCGAAGAATTGTCGCAGCTCGCACCGATCTACATCAGCGCCCATCCCAATGCCGGCCTGCCGAATCCGTTGTTGCCGACCGGGTTTCCTGAGACGCCGGAATCCTTAGCGCCTCAACTACGCGAATGGGCGGAACGCGGATGGTTGAACATCGTCGGCGGTTGTTGCGGCACGATGCCGGCACATATCAAGCGCATTGCCGAAGCCGTGAGCGGGGTGAAACCGCATGTCCTGTCGATAGTCGAGCCATACACACGCTTGAGCGGTCTTGAAGCCGTGACCATCCGACCCGACTCGAACTTCGTCAATATCGGCGAACGGACGAACGTGACCGGCTCACCGGCCTTTGCGAAGCTGATTCTGGCCGGCGATTATGAGGCGGCATTGTCGGTGGCGCGGCAACAGGTCGAGGGGGGCGCCCAAATTGTCGATGTGAACATGGACGAGGGGATGCTGGACTCCAAGGCTGCGATGGAGAAGTTTCTTCGCCTTGTTGCGTCGGAGCCGGATATCTGCAAAGTGCCTCTCATGGTGGACAGTTCCAAGTGGGAGGTGCTGGAGACCGGCCTCAGAAATATTCAAGGCAAGGCCGTCGTCAACAGCATCAGTCTCAAGGAGGGCGAACAGAAATTCATCGACCAGGCGGCGCTCGTCCGTCGCTACGGCGCCGCGGTTGTTGTCATGGCCTTCGACGAGAAGGGGCAGGCCGACACGCTGGAACGAAAGAAAGAGATCTGTGCCCGCTCATACAAGATCCTCACAGAGCAAGTCGGCTTTCCCCCGCAAGACATCATCTTCGATCCAAACATTTTGACCGTCGCAACGGGGATTGAGGAGCACAACAATTACGCCGTCAATTTCATCGAAGCGACGCGATGGATCAAACAGAATCTGCCGGGTGCGAAGGTCAGCGGGGGTATCAGCAATATTTCTTTTTCGTTCCGAGGGAACAATGTGGTTCGAGAAGCCATGCACGCGGCCTTCTTGTATCACGCCATCAAGGCCGGTCTCGATATGGGCATTGTGAATGCGGGACAGCTGGCTGTTTACGAGGAAGTGCCCAAAGACTTGCTCGAGCTTGTCGAGGATGTATTGCTCAACCGACGGCCGGACGCCACCGAACGTCTGGTGACGTTCGCGGAAACCGTGAAGGCGAAGGGGAAAGCGGTTGTCAAGGACGATGAATGGCGCAAAGGGACGGTTGAAGAACGGTTGTCCCATGCGCTCATCAAGGGCATCACGGACTACATCGATCAGGATACGGAGGAGGCGCGACAAAAATATTCCAAGCCTTTGGAAGTGATCGAGGGACCGTTGATGGCCGGCATGAATGTCGTCGGTGACCTGTTCGGCTCAGGCAAGATGTTCTTGCCGCAGGTCGTTAAGAGTGCCCGCGTGATGAAGAAGGCTGTGGCCTATCTCATGCCCTTCATGGAAGAAGAGAAGAAGCGGTCCGGCAACTTCCAGGCGCAGGGGAAGGTCTTGCTCGCGACCGTCAAAGGTGATGTCCATGACATCGGAAAAAACATCGTCGGAGTCGTGCTTGGCTGCAACAACTATGAAGTCATCGATCTGGGCGTGATGGTACCCTGCGAGAAGATTCTGGCCGCTGCTCGAGAGAACAAACCGGACATCATCGGCTTGAGCGGGCTCATTACTCCTTCATTGGACGAGATGGTCCATGTGGCCAAGGAAATGACGCGCGAGGGTTTCGACCTGCCGCTCTTGATCGGTGGTGCCACCACCAGCAAGGCTCATACGGCCGTCAAGATCGCACCCTCCTACCAGCCGGGCGTGGTCCACGTATTGGACGCCTCACGTGCAGTGGGTGTCGTGGGAAGTCTGGTCAGCCATACGCAGAAGCAAGGCTTCGTCAAGCAAGTGAGGGACGACTATGAGCGCGTGAGACAGTCGCACCAGGATCGCGGTGCGAAGCCGCTCATCTCGATCACTCAAGCGCGCGCCAATCGGTTCAGACCGGATTGGGAGAGGATTGATATTCCCACACCGGCGTCACTAGGCGCTCGGACGATTTCCGATCAATCGTTGGTCGAACTGATTCCTTATATCGACTGGTCACCCTTCTTCCACACGTGGGAATTGAGAGGACGCTATCCGACGATTTTTGATGATCCAACCGTGGGACCGAAAGCGAAGGAACTGTACGACGATGCACGACGTCTCCTCGATGAGATCGTCCAGAAGCGACAGCTCAAAGCCAAGGGGGTCTATGGATTCTTCCCCGCAGCGACTGTCGGTGACGACATTGAACTCTACTTGGAGCTGTCCAGAAAAACCGTACTCACGACGACCCATCATCTTCGTCAGCAATCAGAGAAGCCGGCGGGCCAGCCCAATCTTTCGCTGGCCGATTATGTTGCGCCGAAAGAATCGGGTCGGCAGGATTACATCGGAGCGTTCGCCGTCACAGCCGGTCTTGGATTGGATGAACTGTGCAAACGATTTGATAAAGACCATGACGACTATAATTCGATCATGGCCAAGGCTCTTGCCGATCGGCTGGCTGAAGCTTTCGCCGAGTTTCTCCATAAACGGGTCAGAGAAGAATGGGGATACGGCAAGAATGAACAGCTCACGAATGACGATCTGATCCGGGAACGATACCGTGGAATCCGTCCAGCGCCGGGATATCCGGCCTGTCCGGACCACACAGAGAAAAAACTGCTGTTTGATCTCCTGGAAGTTGAGAAAAATACCGGTATCACATTGACGGAAAGTTTTGCGATGTTGCCGGCTGCGGCCGTGAGTGGATTCTATTTCGCCCATCCGGACGCCAAGTACTTTGCCGTGGGTAAAATCGGGAAAGATCAGGTCGAAGACTATGCCCGCCGAAAGGGAATGGATCTCCGCACCGTCGAACGCTGGCTCTCGCCCAATTTGAATTACGAGCCTCAATGA
- a CDS encoding iron-containing redox enzyme family protein — MSIHMKKSAFLEALLRIMDDKHHWAWEHFSSGRLSKAQLKIHFQHEYAVYVRDFPVFLSRILGTNPPLSVRHMLAENIYEEETGGLSLGKSHPELFLTMMEGLGFRRRDFERDHLLPAARTYRTWLEHISRHRHWVMAAASLTIFVEGSVKDRKEILAPPEKKRPEDIESIISLHPLVRYHGVSPSRMDLIRAHQLVEAGHRHDAYDMVVNYTAPGLRQSVLTCVKRSLSLWLNYRDAVARACGIKAP; from the coding sequence GTGTCCATTCACATGAAGAAATCCGCGTTTCTTGAAGCGCTCCTGCGGATCATGGACGATAAGCATCACTGGGCTTGGGAACATTTTTCTTCCGGCCGACTCAGCAAAGCCCAGCTCAAAATCCACTTTCAGCACGAGTACGCCGTCTACGTACGAGACTTTCCCGTCTTCTTATCACGGATCCTCGGAACCAACCCTCCGCTTTCAGTCCGCCATATGTTGGCTGAGAATATCTATGAGGAAGAAACCGGAGGACTCTCGTTGGGAAAATCTCATCCCGAGCTTTTCTTGACGATGATGGAAGGGTTGGGCTTCCGCCGACGGGATTTCGAACGTGACCATCTGTTGCCTGCCGCCCGAACCTATCGCACCTGGCTTGAGCACATATCGCGCCACCGTCATTGGGTGATGGCCGCTGCAAGCTTGACCATATTCGTTGAAGGCAGCGTGAAGGATCGCAAGGAAATTCTCGCTCCTCCTGAGAAGAAACGCCCGGAAGATATCGAATCCATCATCAGCCTTCATCCCTTGGTCCGATATCATGGGGTTTCGCCGAGCCGAATGGACTTGATTCGAGCCCACCAGCTGGTCGAAGCAGGCCATCGGCACGATGCCTATGACATGGTCGTCAATTACACCGCGCCCGGGCTTCGGCAATCGGTTCTCACATGTGTAAAGAGGAGCTTGTCGCTGTGGCTGAACTATCGCGATGCGGTCGCCAGGGCTTGTGGTATCAAAGCTCCGTAA
- a CDS encoding DUF5069 domain-containing protein, with product MDLRKDFPRSMRFKLAGYAHLARMIDKCRAVLAGTEGEYIYPCPLDERLMAFAGITSDQFTATVQANLTDEGVVKWLEQTAKPHQPAEVEEWNQKLLAREPSSPESAAKFKKYLTAIDPSRTDIAAWSDLQDLEEGRVVPRRG from the coding sequence ATGGATTTGCGCAAAGACTTCCCTCGCAGCATGCGATTCAAGCTGGCGGGCTATGCTCACCTCGCCCGCATGATCGACAAATGCCGGGCAGTGCTTGCCGGAACCGAAGGCGAGTATATCTATCCCTGTCCACTGGACGAACGGCTGATGGCGTTTGCGGGCATCACCAGCGACCAGTTCACGGCCACGGTTCAGGCCAACTTGACCGATGAGGGAGTCGTGAAGTGGCTTGAGCAAACGGCAAAACCACACCAGCCCGCCGAGGTGGAGGAATGGAATCAGAAGCTGTTGGCACGCGAACCAAGTTCTCCTGAAAGCGCGGCCAAGTTCAAAAAATACCTGACAGCCATCGATCCATCACGGACCGACATCGCCGCTTGGTCGGATTTGCAAGACTTGGAAGAAGGACGGGTCGTTCCGAGACGAGGGTGA